A genomic window from Anopheles ziemanni chromosome X, idAnoZiCoDA_A2_x.2, whole genome shotgun sequence includes:
- the LOC131291409 gene encoding cytochrome P450 4g15 has product MSATIAQADSLNGNANIISPINMFYFLLAPALLLWFVYWRLSRRHMLELAERIPGPKGLPLIGNALDLVGSSHSVFRTIIEKGKDYNEVIKIWIGPKLIVFLVDPRDVELLLSSHVFIDKSPEYRFFKPWLGNGLLISTGHKWRQHRKLIAPTFHLNVLKSFIDLFNENSRLVVEKMHKENGKPFDCHDYMSECTVEILLETAMGVSKKTQDQSGYDYAMAVMKMCDILHLRHRKMWLYPDLFFNLTQYAKKQVKLLDTIHSLTKKVIRNKKAAFDKGTRGSLAITSIKTSELEKPKGDAAKTSTVEGLSFGQSANLKDDLDVDENDIGEKKRLAFLDLLLESAENGALISDEEIKNQVDTIMFEGHDTTAAGSSFFLSMMGVHQHIQDKVIQELDDIFGDSDRPATFQDTLEMKYLERCLMETLRMYPPVPIIARSLKQDLKLASSDLVVPAGATITVATFKLHRLESIYPNPDVFDPDNFLPEKQANRHYYAFVPFSAGPRSCVGRKYAMLKLKIILSTILRNFRVHSDLKEEDFKLQADIILKREEGFQIRLEPRKRKAKAL; this is encoded by the exons ATGTCGGCCACGATAGCCCAGGCGGATAGCCTCAATGGCAACGCCAACATCATCTCACCGATCAATATGTTCTACTTTCTGCTCGCGCCCGCACTGCTCCTGTGGTTCGTGTACTGGCGCCTGTCACGCCGTCACATGCTCGAGCTAGCCGAAAGGATACCCGGCCCCAAAGGACTACCACTGATCGGGAACGCGCTCGATCTGGTGGGCAGCTCACACT CCGTGTTCCGCACGATCATCGAGAAGGGCAAGGACTACAACGAAGTCATCAAGATCTGGATTGGACCGAAGCTGATCGTCTTCCTGGTGGATCCGCGCGACGTCGAGCTACTACTCAGCAGCCACGTCTTCATCGACAAATCGCCCGAGTATCGCTTCTTCAAGCCATGGCTGGGCAACGGACTGCTCATCAGCACCG GACACAAATGGCGCCAGCACCGTAAGCTGATCGCGCCCACCTTCCATCTGAACGTGCTGAAGAGCTTCATCGATCTGTTCAACGAAAACTCGCGCCTGGTGGTGGAGAAGATGCACAAGGAAAATGGCAAGCCGTTCGACTGTCACGACTACATGAGCGAGTGCACGGTGGAGATTCTGCTAG AGACCGCCATGGGTGTGTCGAAGAAGACACAAGATCAGTCCGGATACGACTACGCAATGGCAGTGATGAAGATGTGCGACATTCTGCACCTGCGCCATCGCAAGATGTGGCTCTACCCGGACCTGTTCTTTAACCTGACGCAGTACGCCAAGAAGCAGGTGAAGCTTCTCGACACCATCCACAGCCTCACGAAGAAGGTCATCCGCAACAAGAAGGCAGCGTTCGACAAGGGAACGCGTGGCTCGCTGGCGATCACGTCGATCAAGACGTCCGAGCTGGAGAAGCCGAAGGGCGACGCAGCCAAGACCAGCACGGTCGAGGGTCTCTCGTTCGGCCAGTCCGCCAACCTGAAGGACGACCTGGACGTGGACGAGAACGATATTGGCGAGAAGAAGCGCCTCGCGTTTTTGGACCTCCTGCTGGAGAGCGCAGAGAACGGGGCACTGATCTCAGACGAGGAAATCAAGAACCAGGTTGACACGATCATGTTCGAGGGACACGACACGACGGCCGCCGGCAGCAGCTTCTTCCTCTCCATGATGGGTGTGCACCAGCACATCCAGGACAAGGTGATCCAGGAGCTGGACGACATTTTCGGCGACTCGGACCGGCCGGCCACTTTCCAGGATACGCTCGAGATGAAGTACCTGGAGCGCTGCCTGATGGAGACGCTGCGCATGTACCCGCCGGTGCCGATCATCGCCCGGTCGCTGAAGCAGGACCTCAAGCTAGCGTCCAGCGATCTGGTCGTCCCGGCCGGAGCAACCATCACCGTGGCCACCTTCAAGCTGCACCGCCTGGAATCGATCTACCCGAACCCAGACGTCTTCGACCCGGACAACTTCCTACCCGAAAAGCAGGCAAACCGGCACTACTACGCGTTCGTTCCGTTCTCCGCCGGACCGAGAAGTTGCGTCG GACGCAAGTACGCAATGTTGAAGCTGAAAATCATTCTCTCGACCATCCTGCGAAACTTCCGTGTCCACTCCGACCTGAAAGAGGAAGACTTCAAGCTACAGGCTGACATCATCCTGAAGCGAGAGGAAGGCTTCCAGATTCGTCTCGAGCCGCGCAAGCGCAAGGCGAAGGCACTTTAG